In Nocardioides luti, the DNA window GCGCTCCTTCAGCGCGGCGATCGCGGCCTGCTCGGCGACGAGGCGCTCCTCGGCGTGGGTTCGGACCGCGGCCTCGGCCTCGGCCCGGGCGGCGTGCGCCTCCTGCGCGGCCGCGGCGTGCTCGGCGGCCTTCGCGTCGGCCTCCTCGCGGGCCACGGACGCGGCCCGGGCGGACTCCTCGGCGACCAGCCGCTCGGCCGAGGCCTCCGTCGCGGACAGCTCGGCGGCGTGCCGGAGCTTGGCGGCGCGGTGGGCCGCAGCGGCCTGCTCGGCGGCCCGGCGTACGGCCAGCTCGGGGTTCTCCGGCACGGTCTGCGCAGACTGGACGCGGCGGCGCCAGCGGCTCCCGCCGTCCTCGGCGCGCGCGCGATCGCGCCGCAGGGAGTCGTCGGCGTCGCGCTGGTCGTCGTCAGTGGGGCCCGAGGTCATCGAGAGGGAGGTTATCCGTTGTCCGCCCGGCAGTCGCGCGGATGGCGCGATCGGGCAGGATCGAGGCGTGATCGGGACACGGGAGGCCGGGATCGGGGCCGTGCTGGTGCTCGTCGCCGCGGGCGCGGCGTTCGTGGTCCTGCGCGACGGCTCCGGCGGCGCCACCGCCGACCAGCCCGTCCGCACGGTCTTCATGGGCGACTCGCTCACGCAGGCCGACACCGGCCGCTTCGACGCCCGCCCCGGCCCCGCGTCGTGGGTGGCGTACGCCGTGAGCGGCCGCTCGCCCTGGTCGTACGTCGCGGACGTCGCCGTAGGCGGCCAGACCCTGGTGCAGATGGCCGAGCGCTTCGAGCAGGACGTGCTGGCGCGCGACCCCGAGGGCGTCGTGATCATGGGCGGCACCAACGACGTGCTGCAGGGGCTGCCGGTCGAGCCGTCGGTCGCGAGCCTCGTGACGATGGTCGGGCTGGCGCGGGACGCGGGTGCCCAGGTGTGGGTGATCGGCCCGCCGGCCATCGACGCGGCCTACGCCAAGCCGGTCACGCCGATGGTGGAGGCGCAGCGCCGGGCCGCGGAGCAGGCCGGGGCGACGTACGTCGACATCGGGCCGGACGACCGCCTCTACGGGCGCAACGGCGACTGGCTTCCGGGTCTCAGCTTCGACGGCGTGCACCCGACGCCGGAGGGCGCGCGGGCGCTCGCCGGCGTGATCCTCGACCGGCTGGCCGAGTGAGCGCCTAGTAGACGAGGGCCTGCACGTCGTCGCGCAGGACCTCCTCGGTGAAGCCGGCCGCCCCGGCGATCCGGACACCCTCGCGCAGGTCGCCCTCGACGATGCCCCGCCGGGCGGCGCACTGCGTGCACACCGTGACCATCCCGCCGGCGACCACCGCGGCGAGCAGGTCGGCCAGGGGCGTGGCGAGGTCGAGCGCGAACTCCTCGGCCCGGCCCGGCACCCCGAACCACGCGGCCTCGCCGGTGAGCCAGAGCGAGACGTCGGCGCCCGCCGCGACGGCGGTGGCGGCGACGGTGAACGCCTGGTTGCAGCGCTCGGCGTCCTCGCTCCCGCAGGTGACCTTGACGACGAGTGGGCGTGGCATGCGTCCGACTCTAGAGTGGTCGCCATGCCTTTCGAGCTCCCCGACAACCTGCACCCGAACTGTGGTCCCGTGGCCTGGCTGCTCGGCACCTGGCGCGGGAGCGGCCACGGCGACTACCCGACGATCGAGGCGTACGAGTTCGGCCAGGAGCTGATCTTCACCCACGACGGCCGCCCGTTCTTCCACTACATGTCCCGCGCGTGGATCACCGACGAGAACGGCGAGAAGATCCGCGACGCCGCGATCGAGACCGGCTTCCTGCGCTGCCTGGAGGACGGCAAGGTGGAGTTCCTGCTGACCCACAACACCGGCTTCGTCGAGATCTGGCACGGCACCGCCGACGGCGGCAAGCTCGACCTGACGACCGACGCGGTCGCCCGGACCGAGACCGCCAAGGAGTACACCGGCGGCAAGCGCCTCTACGGCAACGTCGAGGGCGACCTGCTCTACGCCTTCGACATGGCGGCCATGGGGCAGGCGCTCCAGCCGCACACCTGGGCCCGGCTCGTCCGCGCCTGACGTCTTCTCGGACGGTCCCGCTGGTCGAGTAGGTCGCGCAGCGACCGTATCGAGACCCACCCGCCGAACCGGTCTCGTCGGTCGAGTAGGTCGCGCAGCGACCGTATCGAGACCCTCCCCGCCCAACCGCGCAACAATGGCCCCATGACCGACGACTGGCGCGAGCGACTCCGGGGCAGCGGCTACCGGCTGACCCCGCAGCGCGAGCTGATCCTCAGCGCCGTCGAGGAGCTCGGGCACGCCACCCCCGACGAGGTGCTGGCCAAGGTCCGCGAGCAGTCGTCGGCGGTCAACGTGTCGACGGTCTACCGCACGCTCGAGGTCCTGGAGGAGCTCGGCCTGGTGCGGCACGCGCACCTGAGCGACCGCGCCCCGACGTACCACTCCGTCACGGACCACGAGCACTTCCACCTCGTCTGCCGGAATTGTCGACGCATCACCTCGGTTGACCCTGGTGTCATCACCCCGCTCAGCGACCGGCTGCGCGACGAGCACGCGTTCGTCGTGGACGTCGGCCACCTGACGGTCTTCGGCCAGTGCACGGACTGCGAACGCCCCGCGCACGCCGACCACCCGCCCGGCACCCCGCCCGGCACCCACGCACATCCCGAGGAGCCCCACACCCATGCGTAGCCCCCTGCTGGACCTGCCCGGCGCCGTCGCCGGTGACGGCATCGACGCCGAGGTGGCCGCGCACTACGGCTCCTTCAACCTCGAGCAGCGCTCGCTCGAGTCCGGCGAGGGCTTCGTCGACCTCTCGCACCGCGACGTGCTCCGCATCTCCGGGCCGGACCGCCTCACCTGGCTGCACTCGCTGACCTCGCAGCACCTCACCGCCCTCGCGCCGAAGGTGTGGACCGGCGCGCTGGTGCTCAGCCCGAACGGCCACGTCGAGCACGCGTTCTACGGGTACGACGACGGCGAGGCGTTCACGGCGCACACCGAGCCCGGCCAGGTGGCCGCGCTCATCGCGTTCCTCGAGCGGATGAAGTTCATGATGCGGGTCGAGGTCACCGACGTGACCGACCAGCTGGCCGTTACCTGGCGCCCCCGCCCCGCGCCGGTGGTTGAGGAGGTTGCGCAGCAACCGTCTCGAAACCACCCGTCGCCGTACGCCGCCTACGAGCTCGTCCCGCGCGACCAGCTGACGGCGTACGCCGCGGCCGCCGGCCCGGCGTGCGGCTTCTGGGCCTTCGAGGCGCTGCGGATCGCGCGCGGGGAGCCGCGCCTGGGCATCGACACCGACGCCCGGACGATCCCCAACGAGGCCGGCTGGATCCCGGCCGCCGTGCACCTCGACAAGGGCTGCTACCGCGGGCAGGAGACCGTCGCGCGGGTGCACACGCTCGGGCGGCCGCCGCGCCGGCTGACGCTGCTGCACCTCGACGGCACCGAGAACAGGCTGCCCGCGCAGGGTGCCGAGATCCGCTCCGGCGACAAGGTGGTCGGCTTCGTCGGCTCGTCCGCGCGCCACCACGAGCTCGGGCCGATCGCGCTCGGCATGGTCAAGCGCAACGTCCCCGTGGACGCCCCGCTGGTCGTCGACGACATGCCGGCCGGCCAGGAGGTCGTCGTCGACCCCGAGGTCGGGCTGCACGTGCGCCCGATGCGCTGACCCGCACGGCGCTCTCACCGCCCCGCTGGCATCCTTGGCGGGTGCGCGCGTTCCTGGTCGTCTGCCTCTTCGGCATCATCAGCGCGCTGACGCTGCTGCTCCTGGCCGGGCACGGCCCCTGGGCGGGCCACACCATCTGGCGGATGGATGCCGCCCACGGCATGAACGTGGGCGACATCCCCGTGCTCGGCATGTGGGGGATCGGGTCGCTGTTCTGCCTGGTGCTGCTCTGGCGGGAGAGCTAGGCCCTCTCGTACATCACGTGCGTGTCGGCCGCCGCATGGGCGAAGCCCAGCCCGGAGTAGACCGCGACCGCCGGGGCGTTGTCCGACTCGACGTACAGCAGCACCTCGGCGACGCCCAGCCCCGCCAGGTGGTGCAGCCCGGCGAGCGTGAGCAGCTTGCCGAGGCCACGACCCTGCGCGCCGGGGTCGATGCCCACGACGTACACCTCGCCCAGCGCGGCCGAGTGCTGCTTGGTCCAGTGGAAGCCCAGCATCCGCTCGCCGTCCGTCGCGACGAGCAGCCCGTCGGGGGAGAACCACGGCTCCGCCATCCGCTCGGCCAGGTTGGCGGCGTCCATCGACCCCTGCTCGGGGTGGTGCGCGAAGGCCGCGGCGTTCACGCGCAGCAGCTCGGCCTCGTCGCCGGGACGGAAGGACCGGACGGGTACGTCGCTCGCGGGCAGCTCCGGGAGCGGGTCGGCCGTCGCACGGCGCATCACCCAGAGCTCGCGCACCTTCGCGAAGCCGCGCGACGCGGCGAGCCGGTCGGCCGCGGGGTGGTGGCCGTGCGACCACGCACTGAGTTGTCCCGTCCGCCCGCCGCCTGCCCGGGCGTCCAGCGCCTCGTCCAGCAGGCTCGTCCCGACGCCCCGGCCCCGCGCGTCCGGGTGCACGACCAGCGTCAGCTCGTCCCCGATCACCAGCGCGACCCCGCCCTCGCGCTCGAAGCGCTGCACGCTGTCGGGCCGGTGCCGGAGCGCCAGCCAGGTCGCCTCGTCCAGCGGGGCGGCTCCGTCGGCGGACTCGGCGGCGGCCGCGAGGGCCTCGAGGTCGGTCACCCCGCCACTCTAGGAGCCTCGGGTGCGGCTGCTTCGAGAGCGAGGAGTCTGAGGCGCACGTGCTGCGCCCCAGACTCCTCGCTCAGGCAGCCGGCCGGTCGAGGGCAGCGACGGCACAGTCCGGACCGCAGGCGACCGGTGCCCCGGTCCAGCCGCGCCGCTGGAGGATCCGTGCCAGTCGCGCCGCGGTCCGGCACTCGGTGCCGTACACCTGCCGCCACCGGAGTCGCACCGCTTCCCGGCCGTCCGCGTGGTCGTCGAGGTCGCGGTCCGCGTCGCGCCCGGTGGCGTCCCAACCCGTGTGGCCGGCCCGGCCGTCCAGCTCGACCACCAGCCCGAACGCCACGTACTCCACGTCGCGGTACTCCCGCCCCTCCGCGCGTCGCGGCCGCTGCCGCCGCCCCTCGGGCAGGCCGTGCGCTCGCTCCACGCGGGTGAGGAAGCCGTGCTCCAGGACCGAGCAGGTGCCACGCTCGAGGTCGTCCAGGAGCCGCGTCAGGAAGGCCCGGTCGCGGGTGCGTGATCGCGCGGCGAGTGCGGTGCGCAGCCGCGCCGCCGTCGTACGCCGTCCGCCGACCGCGTCGGTCAGCACGCGCACCGCGTCCAACCGCGTCGGTGCGCGGTGGGCGAGCTCCAGGGCGGTCGCCTCGGTGCGCACGCGTGGGGGAGAGGCGTTCTCCTGGACCTGGGCGGCGAGCCCGACGACGCGGTGCACGCGGACCCCCGGCTGGTCGGCGAGGCGGCGTGCGGCCTCGACGGCGACGTGGACGACCGCGTCGCCCGGAAGCGGTGCACCAGCCGACCCGTCAGCCGCCCACGCGGACTCCAGGCACAGCGCCGCGCCCGGTCCTGCGTGGAGAACGGCCGCCCAGGCCCGCTGGTGCCAGCTCAGTGGGCCGGTGTGGTCGACGTACACCCCCGGGAGGACGGCCGTGAGCTCACGACGCCGGACCATCCGGTCGAGGTCGTGCTTGCCCGCCCCCACCTTGCCGAGCAGCTGGCGCCGGGCGACGACACCGGACTGCAGCTCGAGCAGCTCGCGCAGGCGGTCGTGGTCCACGTCAGGAGGCTGCCCAGGGACGCTGGCCGGCTCACCTGCTGCAGGAACACCTGTGGACAACCATCAGCGCGGAGTCTGAGCCGCACCAGGTGCGCCGCAGACTCCTCGCTGTCGTTCCCGACCAGCCGTCAGGCGTCCTGCTCCGCACGGTGCAGCGCGTCGGAGGAGTCCTTGATCTCCTTGGCCTCCTTGGTGGGGAGGACGAACCGGTAGCCGACGTTGCGGACCGTGCCGATGAGCGTCTCGTTCTCGGGGCCGAGCTTCGCGCGGAGGCGCCGCACGTGCACGTCGACGGTGCGGGTGCCGCCGAAGTAGTCGTAGCCCCACACCTCCTGCAGCAGCTGCTGCCGGCTGAAGACGCGGCCGGGGTGCTGGGCGAGGAACTTGAGGAGCTCGAACTCCTTGAACGTGAGGTCGAGCGCGCGGCCGCCGATCTTGGCGGTGTACGTCGCCTCGTCGACGACCACCTCGCCGGAGCGGATCACGTGCGACTCGGGGTCGTCGGCCTCGCGGCGGGCGGCGAGCCGGCCGATCGCCAGCTTGATGCGCGCCTCGAGCTCGGCGGGGCCGCAGGTGTGCAGCACGACGTCGTCCATGCCCCAGTCGTGGGTGACGACGGCGAGGCCGCCCTCGGTGACGATGAGGAGGACGGGCACGTCGGTGCCGGTGGTGCGGATCAGCCGGCACAGGTCGCGGGCGTGGGCCAGCTCCTGGCGGCCGTCGACCAGCAGCAGGTCGGCGTCGGGCGCCTCGAGCAGGGCACTGCCCTCGGCGGGGAGGATCTTGACCTGGTGGCCCAGCAGGGCCAGCCCCGGCAGCACCTCCGTCGAGGGTTGCAGCGCGCTGGTGAGCAGCAGAAGGGTGCTCATGGGTCTCCTCCCGTAACGGGCGGGGACCAAGACGCAGCGCTGGGCCTCGGTCGGGTTTCGTCGTGGTGAAGAATACCGAACATGAGCCTCGACGCGCCGGGAACCGGTCCGGATGAGACGCGGGTCATCCGCGTCCACTACTGGGCGGCCGCGAAGTCGGCGGCCGGCGTCGCCGGTGACGATCTCCCCGTGGACGGCCCGATCTCGCTCACCGAGGTGCTCCGCCGGGCCGTCGCCCTGCACCCCGGGACCCGCCTCGGCGCGGTCCTCGGCAGCTGCTCGACCCTGCTCGGCGACCGCCCCGTCTCGGCCGAGGACCCCGACGAGGTCCTGGTGCCGGTCGGCTCGACCATCGAGTTCCTCCCGCCCTTCGCCGGCGGCTGAGCCGTGCCCTCGCGGCTCACCTCCGCTTCACGGCTGCTGGGGCTGAGCTCCGCCGCCCGCGCCTGGGACCACCCGGCGTCCGCACCCGACCCCGACGCCCGGATGTTCGGCGAGCTGCACCGCGAGCTCGCGACAGCGCTCCAGGGGCCGCGCCTGGTGGCTGCGGCCCCGCGGCTGGCCCGGGCGCCGCGCGCCCCGCAGCCCGGTCACGTCGTCGTCGACGTCCCGGGCTGGCGGGCACCGGAGGTGGCCACGCTGCCGCTGCGCACCTACCTCCGCGCGCTGGGCTACGACGCCCACGGCTGGGGCTTCGGCATCAACCGCGGTGACGCCCGCGCCGACGCGCGCCGGCTCGGGCAGCAGGTGGCCGGTCTCGCCGAGCAGCACGGGCCGGTCTCGCTGGTCGGTTGGAGCCTGGGCGGCGTGATCGTGCGCGAGGTCGCGCGCCTGCACCCGTCGTACGTCGCCTGCGTCGTGACCTACGGCTCGCCGGTGTTCGGCGGCCCCGTCCCGAAGGCGGTGCCGGTGACCGCGATCGTCAGCCGGCGCGACGGCATCGTGCCGTGGCGCTCCGCCGTCGACGGCCGCTCGCCGGACGTCGAGCACGTCGAGGTCGACTCCACCCACCTCGGACTGGGCTTCGACCCGGACGTCTGGGGCGTCGTCGCCGAGCGGCTCGCCCGCGCGTCCCGCGCCGGTTGAGCGTCCCGCCGGGCACAGCCTCGCGCGCCCCGGAATCGAAAGCGTGCATCCGTCGTTGAGCACTTCATGACCGCAGGAGCATGGGTACTCGTCGTCGCCGTCGTGGCAGCGCTGTCCTTCGGGCTCTACCGCGCGGCGGTGGACGGCCGCTTCCGCGGCACGCACCGCGTCCGCGCCGCCGCGGCCGCCACCTCGACCGCGTCCCCGACGTCCGAGCCCGCACCGGCCACCCCCTCGATCGCCGACCTCGCGGAGTCGCAGGGTCTGGCCCTCGAGCTGGGGGAGCGGGCCACGCTGCTGCAGTTCTCCTCCGCCTTCTGCGCCCCCTGCCGCGCCACCCGCCGCACGCTCACCGAGGTCGCCGACGTCGTGCCCGGCGTCCGCCACGTCGAGGTCGACGCGGAGCACCACCTCGAGCTGGTGCGCCACCTCGGCGTCCTGCGCACCCCGACCACGCTGGTGCTCGACGCCCGCGGCGCCGAGGTCACCCGGGCCGCCGGGGCGCCCCGCAAGGAGCAGGTCCTGTCCGCGCTCGCCGGGATCGGCGCTCAGGGGTAGAGGTAGTCCTCGGACTCCTCGACGCCGGTCTCGAGCCGCCTCATGTCGACCCGCACCATGTGGTCGACCACGGTCTCGAAGTCGTAGGCCGGCTCCCAGCCGAGCTGCTCGCGCGCCTTGGTCGGGTCGCCGGCGAGGTCGACGACCTCGGCGGGCCGCATCAGCGCCGGGTCCTGCACGACGTACGGCGTGGGGTCGTCGATGCCGACCGCGAGGAACGCCAGGGCGAGCACGTCCGAGAGCGCGCGTGACACCCCCGTCGCCACGATGAAGTCCGCGGGCTCGTCCTGCTGGAGCATGAGGTGCATCGACCGGGCGTAGTCGGCCGCGGAGCCCCAGTCGCGCCGGACGTCGAGGTTGCCGAGCGAGACCTGCTCGCGGCGGCCCAGGGCGATCTCCGCGACCGCCTGGGTGATCTTGCGGGTCACGAACTGCTGCGGTCGCAGCGGGCTCTCGTGGTTGTAGAGCGTGCCGGTGCACGTGAACAGGCCGTAGGACTCGCGGTAGTTCACCGTCAGGTGGTGGGCGAAGCTCTTGGTCACGGCGTAGGGGCTGCGGGGGTGGTGCGGGGTGCCCTCGGTCTGCGGCTGCTGGTCGCTGATGCCGAACATCTCCGAGCTCGACGGCTGGAAGTAGCGCGGCGCCGACCCGTGCCGGTCCTGGTGCGCGACGAGCTCCTCGAGGATCCGCAGCACCGCCATCCCGTTGGTCTCGGCGACCAGCTCGGCCTGGCCCCAGCTGGCGCCGACCGAGGTGAAGCCGGCGAGGTTGTAGACCTCGTCCGGACGGACGGTGTCGAGGATCGCGGCGAAGCCGGCCCGGTCGCGCACGTCCAGCTCGCGCAGCTCGACGCCGGAGAGGTACGCCGCGCGGTCGCCGTCGAGGGCGTCCTCGCGCACGGTGCCGACGACGCGGTAGCCGAGGGTGAGCAGGTGCCGGGCGAGGTAGACGCCGTCCTGGCCGCCGACGCCGAGGACGAGGGCGGTCGGCCCGGACGCTTCACTCATGGTGGGCACACCCTAGCCATCACCTCCGGCGTCTTGAAGGGTGGACAGACGTCTCGTCTGACGAGATGGAACAAGGCGGGACCGGGTGGCGTTCTCCTACAGTGCTTCCCATGTCCTCGACCATGCTGACCCGCCGCCGCGCAGTGGACCACTGCCGCGTGCGCTCGTCGCTGTGTCGAATGTCCTGACGGGTCGCATCGCCCCAACTGCTCTTTAATCCACCGACTTAGGCGACTAACGTCGGACCGAGAGCCCTCACCCCCGGGCGAGGTCGCGATGACACCCGGCCGCCGCCCCGCGTCGGCCTCGTCGATCGAGCACGTCGAGATCCCAGGAGAGACATGTCCACCACCGTGAACCCCAGCACCGCCAGCGGCGCGCGCGTCGACTCGACCGCCGGCCGCCCGGCGCGCATCGACCCGCGCGGCCCGCAGCTCGGTGCCGCGATCACGTCGGTCGTGCTCGCCGCCGTGCTGCTGCTCGCCCCCCACCCGGCGGCGGTCGCCCTGCTCGCCGTCCAGGCCGTGCTGTTCGCCACCGGTGCCGCGCTGGGCGTCCAGCGCACGCCGTACGCCTGGCTCTTCAAGACGTTCGTCCGGCCGCGGCTCGGCGCCCCCGGCGAGCTCGAGGACACCGCCCCGCCGCGCTTCGCGCAGGGCGTGGGCCTGGCCTTCGCCCTCGTCGGCCTCGTCGGCTTCCTGACCGGCGTGACCGCGGTCGGCCTGGTCGCCACCGGCCTCGCGCTGGTCGCGGCGCTGCTCAACGCGGCCTTCCGCTTCTGCCTCGGCTGCGAGATGTACCTCCTCATCAAGCGCTTCGCCCCCATCGGTGGTTGAGGAGGTCGCGCAGCGACCGTCTCGAAACCACCCCAGACCCCACCGCGCCGGCCGCCGGCGCACAGAAAGGTAATGACATGAGCCGCGAGAACTCCCTCGTCTCCACCCAGTGGGTGGAGGACCACCTCGACGACCCGCAGGTCGTGATCGTCGAGGTCGACGAGGACACCACGTCCTACGACAAGGGCCACATCCGTGGCGCGATCAAGCTCGACTGGACGACCGACCTCCAGGACCAGGTCCGTCGCGACTTCGTCAACAAGCAGCAGTTCGAGGCCCTGCTCTCCGAGCGCGGCGTCGGCAACGACCACACGGTCGTGCTGTACGGCGGCAACAACAACTGGTTCGCCGCGTACGCCTACTGGTACTTCACGCTCTACGGCCACGCCGACGTCAAGCTCATGGACGGCGGCCGCAAGAAGTGGGAGCTCGACTCCCGCGAGCTGACCGACGAGCTCCCGACGCGTGAGGCCACGACGTACTCCGCCCAGGAGCAGGACACCTCGATCCGCGCCTTCCGCGACGAGGTCGTCGCCGCCATCGGCGCGCAGAACCTCGTCGACGTGCGCAGCCCCGACGAGTACGCCGGCCGCCTGCTCGCCCCGGCCCACCTCCCGCAGGAGCAGGCCCAGCGCGCCGGCCACGTGCCGACGTCGGTCAACGTCCCGTGGAGCAAGAACGCCAACGACGACGGGACCTTCAAGTCCGACGACGAGCTCAACGCGCTCTACGAGGAGGTCGGCTTCGACACCTGCAAGGACACCATCGCCCTGTGCCGCATCGGTGAGCGCTCGTCGCTGACCTGGTTCGTGCTCAAGGAGCTGCTCGGCCGCGAGAACGTCAAGAACTACGACGGCTCGTGGACCGAGTACGGCTCCCTCGTCGGTGTCCCCGTCGCCCTGGGCGACGAGCCCGGCTCGGCCGAGGGCGGCGCCTGATGTGCGGCGCCACCGAGGGCGGTCTGTCCCTCGACGGCGTGAACGTCGCCAAGGAGGCCGTGATCCAGGGCCAGGTCCTGCGCGGTGCCGAGCCCGTCGGCAACGCCTACGTGCGCCTGCTCGACCGCACCGGTGAGTTCACCGCCGAGGTCCCCACCTCGGCCACCGGCCACTTCCGGTTCTTCGCCGGCGACGGCGAGTGGACGCTGCGCACGCTCGCGCCGAAGGCCGAGCCCGTGGACAACAAGGTCGTCGCCGCCGTCGGCTCGGTCGCCGAGGTCACCGTCTCCATCTGAGACACAGCAGCACAGCAGCACAGCAACGAGGCCCCGCCGGAGCACCCGGCGGGGCCTCGCTGCGTCCGGCGCGGGCGCGCCCACCCGCCTGTCAGACTCGGTCCCCATGGCTCCCGTCCGACTCGTCTCCGCCGCGCTCCTGGTGGCGTACGCCGTGGCGCTGGCCGTCGTGCTGATGGAGTACAACCCGCTGGTGGCCACGGACGTCGTCGCGCGCTTCGGCTACTGGCTCCAGGGGCACGGGGCCTCCGCTGCGATGACCGAGCCGGCCCGCGTCGAGTTCCTGCTGAACGCCGCGATGTTCGCGCCGGTCGCCTTCCTGGCGGCCCTGGCCCTGCCTCGCCAGCACTGGGCCACCTGGGTGGTCTGGGGCTTCGTCCTCTCGGGGGCCGTCGAGCTCCTGCAGGGCGTCCTGCTGCCCCCGCGGTCCGCGCAGTTCGAGGACGTCGTGGCCAACACCCTCGGGGCGCTGGTCGGGGCGGTGGCCTCGCTCCCGGTCGCCCGGGTGATGACAAAGCGGTGAGGGCGGTCCAGACCGGTGTTAGCCTCGCCGGGTGCTCTGGATCACGAGCACCCGTCGATGCGATTTCTTGGGGGAATCCATGTCCTTGACCCGTTCCCGACCGCGTGTGCTCACGCTGGTCTCGCTCCTGCTGGCGCCGGCACTCGCGCTCAGCACCCTGTCCGTCGCCGCGCCGGCCCAGGCGCAGAAGATCAAGCCGACCTTCTGGGGGATGCACGACAACGAGTGGACCACCCCGCCGACCGTCACGATCGGCTCGGCCAACTTCACGACCACCGGCACCTACTGGCGCAACGTCGAGACCAGCAAGGGCAATTACGACTTCACGCGCCTCGACCTCCAGGTCTCCGCGGCCGAGGGCGTCGGCGCCCAGCCGATGGTCCTCCTGGGCCAGACGCCCAAGTTCCACTCGACCAAGCCCCGCTCGTCGAACGTCGTCACGACCATGCCGAAGATCAAGGCCTGGAAGAAGTACGTCACCAAGGTCGCCGCGCGCTACGGCACCCGGATCGACTACCAGATCTGGCCCGAGCCCAACATCATCCAGAACTGGTCCGGCACCCCCAAGCAGATGGCGCAGCTGACCGTGGTCGCCGCCAAGGCGATCCAGAAGGCGGCCGGCAAGAAGGCGAAGGTCATCTCGCCCGCCGTGGCCCTGCGCCTGCCGTCGCAGCAGGACTGGACCGTGAAGTACTTCAAGTCCAGCGTGGGCGGCGTCCGTCCCGGCAAGGTCGTCGACGCGGTCGCGATCGACCCGTTCCCGGCGCAGAAGGGCACGCCGGAGGACTCCTACAAGATCATGCAGACGATCAAGAAGAAGCTCGGCCGGATCGGCGTCCACAAGCCGTTCTGGAACAACGAGATCAACTACGGGGTCGCCGGTGGTGGCGCCACCACCACCACGAGCTACCCCGTGCCGAAGCAGCAGGCGTACGTCGTCCGGACCTACGCCCTGAGCGCCGCGGCGAAGATGGCGCGGACCTACTGGCTCGCCTGGTTCAGCAGCCCCGAGCTCGCGATCAACATGACGGACGCCAACGGCTTCGCGCTGCCGCCGGCCACGTCGTACTCCGTCGTGCGCTCCTGGCTCAACGGGACCAACATGAAGGGCTGCTCGAAGAAGAAGAACGGCGTGTGGGTGTGCACCGCCACGAACGGCGCGAACGAGGTGCGCCGGATCTACTGGCTGCCCAAGGGCGTCAAGACGTTCAACACCCCGAAGTCGACCACGCGCGTCGAGGACCAGGACGGCAACGTCGACAGCCGCACCGGCAAGTTCCTCGTCGGTGTCGACTACCGGCCGATCATGATCGCCTCCCGCAAGTAGCACGCACCTCCGAAGGGTGCGTCGACGCTGCTCGCAGCGTCGGCGCACCCTTCTGCGTGTCCGGCGGCGGCTCCGCACCGTGGTTTCGCGGC includes these proteins:
- a CDS encoding GDP-mannose 4,6-dehydratase; the encoded protein is MSEASGPTALVLGVGGQDGVYLARHLLTLGYRVVGTVREDALDGDRAAYLSGVELRELDVRDRAGFAAILDTVRPDEVYNLAGFTSVGASWGQAELVAETNGMAVLRILEELVAHQDRHGSAPRYFQPSSSEMFGISDQQPQTEGTPHHPRSPYAVTKSFAHHLTVNYRESYGLFTCTGTLYNHESPLRPQQFVTRKITQAVAEIALGRREQVSLGNLDVRRDWGSAADYARSMHLMLQQDEPADFIVATGVSRALSDVLALAFLAVGIDDPTPYVVQDPALMRPAEVVDLAGDPTKAREQLGWEPAYDFETVVDHMVRVDMRRLETGVEESEDYLYP
- a CDS encoding DUF4395 domain-containing protein — protein: MSTTVNPSTASGARVDSTAGRPARIDPRGPQLGAAITSVVLAAVLLLAPHPAAVALLAVQAVLFATGAALGVQRTPYAWLFKTFVRPRLGAPGELEDTAPPRFAQGVGLAFALVGLVGFLTGVTAVGLVATGLALVAALLNAAFRFCLGCEMYLLIKRFAPIGG
- a CDS encoding sulfurtransferase encodes the protein MSRENSLVSTQWVEDHLDDPQVVIVEVDEDTTSYDKGHIRGAIKLDWTTDLQDQVRRDFVNKQQFEALLSERGVGNDHTVVLYGGNNNWFAAYAYWYFTLYGHADVKLMDGGRKKWELDSRELTDELPTREATTYSAQEQDTSIRAFRDEVVAAIGAQNLVDVRSPDEYAGRLLAPAHLPQEQAQRAGHVPTSVNVPWSKNANDDGTFKSDDELNALYEEVGFDTCKDTIALCRIGERSSLTWFVLKELLGRENVKNYDGSWTEYGSLVGVPVALGDEPGSAEGGA
- a CDS encoding DUF1416 domain-containing protein: MCGATEGGLSLDGVNVAKEAVIQGQVLRGAEPVGNAYVRLLDRTGEFTAEVPTSATGHFRFFAGDGEWTLRTLAPKAEPVDNKVVAAVGSVAEVTVSI
- a CDS encoding VanZ family protein, translating into MAPVRLVSAALLVAYAVALAVVLMEYNPLVATDVVARFGYWLQGHGASAAMTEPARVEFLLNAAMFAPVAFLAALALPRQHWATWVVWGFVLSGAVELLQGVLLPPRSAQFEDVVANTLGALVGAVASLPVARVMTKR